In Terriglobales bacterium, the sequence ACGAATCGCGGCTGCCGTGACCTGGTCGCCGAAATTTTCGACCAGATTTCCCAGAAGCATGCTGGAGACCAATTCCATGCTCGGCCAATCTTCTTCCGGGTAGTCGCACACGAGCGCGACGCGGAGGGGGACAGTTTTGCTTGAGCGATTGTCCGACTCCAGCGGCGTAGCTGGGCTCGCGGATGCAGAGTGGTACGAGATATGGGCTCCTGGGACTAGCCGGCCTTCACCGCCGTCCGATTCAAAAGCTGATCCATCACGCGCGCGAATTCCCGCGCCCCCTGCCGGCCGCGCAAGGCGGAGATCGCATTTTGGGCGTTCATGCCAAGCTTGGCGCGCAACTCGGAATTGCCGTAAAGGAGGCGAACCGCCTCCACAATTTCCTCTGGGCTCCGCTCATGAATTACGATCGAATTGTGGCCGGAGCTCAGCAGTGTGGGGGGAGCGCCGGTTTCCGTGGTGATCATGGGAAGAGCGGCAGCCATCGCCTCCGCGCGTACCCGCCCGAAACCCTCCCAAAGTGAGGGGAACAGAAAGATGTCCGCCTCTCGATACAGCGTGATCAGATCAGAGGCCTCCAGCCTGGGATGAACAGTGATGCGGCTGCGCAATTGTTCCGGAAAGCTGCTCAGGACATCGCATTCGGACAATAGCGTTCCGGCACAGCAAAGCCTGAGATCTGGAAATTCGCTCGCCAGCTGCGAGAATGCTTGCACCAGATAACGTATTCCCTTCATTTGTTGCCACTGGCTAACGAAAAGCAGGCGATTGGCCAGTTGGCGATATTCGTGACGGACAAAAAATCCCTCCTGTACGCCGTGACCAATAACCCGAATGCACGAAGCCTCCGCCCATCCGTGCTGCTCGAGATAAGCAGACTCGGAGGGGTTAAGGCAGATCACCACGTCAGAATTACGGCAGGCCGTTCGCAAGATCCATCTCATGAAAGGACCCTGGACCAGGCGATAGCGGACAGTCAGAGGTTTGCCCGCACGTCTTGATTCTCCCAACAGAGCGCTGTGGTATAGAGGCTCAAGGCCGTGAAAGGATGTCACTCGCCGCTGAGACTGCAGCCGGCCAAATAGACGACGGATACAGTAGACTAGCCAACCGGAGTAACTGTGGGCGATAACCATGTCATACGGTTTCTCCTGTTGGAGGATGTGGAGCAGCAATGCCACGGGAAACAGGAAAGGATTGAAGCGCGGGCCAAGCTTCACCAGCAGAGGGAAGTCTTCGTAGGAAACGATGGAACACTCGCAACCCATCGATTCCAGGTACGTCGCGCGTTCTTTGGTGCTGAGATAGACGGCGGTGCGGGGATCCTTTGGTGTGTGAATGGCGAAGAGGACTCTCATTTTCCTTCCGGCATCAAAGTGTTCACGCGCGCCGGCGGGATTGACGCTGGCCGCGGCTTCAGCCTGACCCTAGAATGCAGGCATGCCGCCAGCAGTTCGGGTGCTGTCCATCGCGCATTCCTATGTTGTGGCATTAAACCGGAGGATCGCTCACGAAATACTACGAGAGAGCGGAGGAAGCTGGGAAGTTACTGTTGTTGCGCCCCATGAGATGCGCGGAGACCTGCGGCCTACGGCCTTTGAGCCGATGTCCCATGAGCCCTGCCGCGTGGAGGTAGTGCGGGTGCGCTGGCCGGAACGCATCCATTGCATGCTCTATAGTTCGCGCTTGCGGCACATCCTGGCGGAACCTTGGAACTTGATCCATTGCTGGGAGGAGCCATTTACCGCGGCAGGCGCTCAAGTCGCATTCCACACAAAAAAAACTCCGTTGGTTTTTTACACCTTTCAAAATC encodes:
- a CDS encoding glycosyltransferase family 4 protein, with protein sequence MRVLFAIHTPKDPRTAVYLSTKERATYLESMGCECSIVSYEDFPLLVKLGPRFNPFLFPVALLLHILQQEKPYDMVIAHSYSGWLVYCIRRLFGRLQSQRRVTSFHGLEPLYHSALLGESRRAGKPLTVRYRLVQGPFMRWILRTACRNSDVVICLNPSESAYLEQHGWAEASCIRVIGHGVQEGFFVRHEYRQLANRLLFVSQWQQMKGIRYLVQAFSQLASEFPDLRLCCAGTLLSECDVLSSFPEQLRSRITVHPRLEASDLITLYREADIFLFPSLWEGFGRVRAEAMAAALPMITTETGAPPTLLSSGHNSIVIHERSPEEIVEAVRLLYGNSELRAKLGMNAQNAISALRGRQGAREFARVMDQLLNRTAVKAG